ATCTCGAGGCTGTTCACGATCTGGCCCGTCTTGGCCGTGAGCACCGAGTGCGTCACGAGCAGCGGGATCGCGACGATCAGCCCGAACGCCGTCGTGTTCATCGCGACCGAGATGCTGGCCGACAGCAGGTCGGCCTTCTCCGCGGGATTGGCGTTGCCCACCGCGGTGAAGCCCTGGATGAGGCCGATGATGGTACCCAGCAGGCCGAGGAGCGTGGCGATGTTCGCGCCGACCGCGACGTAGGCCGTGCGCTTCTCGAGCTGCGGGATGATCTCCATCATCCCTTCTTCCATCGCGATCTCGATGTCCTCGCGCCGCCGCACCGCGCCCTGGCGCGCGAGCCCCAGGCCCAGCAGCCGCGACACGGTGGAGTCGTCCTTGCTGGTCAGCTCGCGCGCCTTGTCGAAGTCTCCGCTCGCGAGCGCGGGCTGGAGCTTGCTCCACATGCCCTCGTTCTTGCGGATGATGCGCGTGAGCGTGACGTAACGCTCGATCGCGATCGCGGCGCCGACCGCGGCGACGACCAGGATCGGATACATGAAGGCGCCGCCCGCCTCGAAGAATCTCACCACCACGTGCACGAGCTCCATTGCGGAGTCCTCCTGAGAAGTTCCGTGACCGCGCAGCTCGCTAGGGCGCGCTGCGT
The genomic region above belongs to Candidatus Polarisedimenticolaceae bacterium and contains:
- a CDS encoding MotA/TolQ/ExbB proton channel family protein, which gives rise to AARPSELRGHGTSQEDSAMELVHVVVRFFEAGGAFMYPILVVAAVGAAIAIERYVTLTRIIRKNEGMWSKLQPALASGDFDKARELTSKDDSTVSRLLGLGLARQGAVRRREDIEIAMEEGMMEIIPQLEKRTAYVAVGANIATLLGLLGTIIGLIQGFTAVGNANPAEKADLLSASISVAMNTTAFGLIVAIPLLVTHSVLTAKTGQIVNSLEMASVKALNVITSLAKRQVTA